TGCTTGCTGGAACACCATGTAACCGCACAATCTCATCCAAGTAGATCTTTACAATCTCATCCACTCCATACTCCTTCCGTATAGGTAGGAAGTGTGCCGACTTAGTCAGACGGTCCACCACAACCCATACTGCATCTTTCTTGTTCCTGGTTGTAGGAAATCCAGTCACAAAGTCCATTGTGATGTGATCCCACTTCCATTCTGGAATAGGCAGATTCTGAAGTAAGCCACTGGGAACTTGATGTTCAGCCTTGATGAGTTGACAAGTTGGACACTTAGCCACCCATTCAGCCACATCAGTTTTCATCCTTACCCAATGGTAATANNNNNNNNNNNNNNNNNNNNNNNNNNNNNNNNNNNNNNNNNNNNNNNNNNNNNNNNNNNNNNNNNNNNNNNNNNNNNNNNNNNNNNNNNNNNNNNNNNNNNNNNNNNNNNNNNNNNNNNNNNNNNNNNNNNNNNNNNNNNNNNNNNNNNNNNNNNNNNNNNNNNNNNNNNNNNNNNNNNNNNNNNNNNNNNNNNNNNNNNNNNNNNNNNNNNNNNNNNNNNNNNNNNNNNNNNNNNNNNNNNNNNNNNNNNNNNNNNNNNNNNNNNNNNNNNNNNNNNNNNNNNNNNNNNNNNNNNNNNNNNNNNNNNNNNNNNNNNNNNNNNNNNNNNNNNNNNNNNNNNNNNNNNNNNNNNNNNNNNNNNNNNNNNNNNNNNNNNNNNNNNNNNNNNNNNNNNNNNNNNNNNNNNNNNNNNNNNNNNNNNNNNNNNNNNNNNNNNNNNNNNNNNNNNNNNNNNNNNNNNNNNNNNNNNNNNNNNNNNNNNNNNNNNNNNNNNNNNNNNNNNNNNNNNNNNNNNNNNNNNNNNNNNNNNNNNNNNNNNNNNNNNNNNNNNNNNNNNNNNNNNNNNNNNNNNNNNNNNNNNNNNNNNNNNNNNNNNNNNNNNNNNNNNNNNNNNNNNNNNNNNNNNNNNNNNNNNNNNNNNNNNNNNNNNNNNNNNNNNNNNNNNNNNNNNNNNNNNNNNNNNNNNNNNNNNNNNNNNNNNNNNNNNNNNNNNNNNNNNNNNNNNNNNNNNNNNNNNNNNNNNNNNNNNNNNNNNNNNNNNNNNNNNNNNNNNNNNNNNNNNNNNNNNNNNNNNNNNNNNNNNNNNNNNNNNNNNNNNNNNNNNNNNNNNNNNNNNNNNNNNNNNNNNNNNNNNNNNNNNNNNNNNNNNNNNNNNNNNNNNNNNNNNNNNNNNNNNNNNNNNNNNNNNNNNNNNNNNNNNNNNNNNNNNNNNNNNNNNNNNNNNNNNNNNNNNNNNNNNNNNNNNNNNNNNNNNNNNNNNNNNNNNNNNNNNNNNNNNNNNNNNNNNNNNNNNNNNNNNNNNNNNNNNNNNNNNNNNNNNNNNNNNNNNNNNNNNNNNNNNNNNNNNNNNNNNNNNNNNNNNNNNNNNNNNNNNNNNNNNNNNNNNNNNNNNNNNNNNNNNNNNNNNNNNNNNNNNNNNNNNNNNNNNNNNNNNNNNNNNNNNNNNNNNNNNNNNNNNNNNNNNNNNNNNNNNNNNNNNNNNNNNNNNNNNNNNNNNNNNNNNNNNNNNNNNNNNNNNNNNNNNNNNNNNNNNNNNNNNNNNNNNNNNNNNNNNNNNNNNNNNNNNNNNNNNNNNNNNNNNNNNNNNNNNNNNNNNNNNNNNNNNNNNNNNNNNNNNNNNNNNNNNNNNNNNNNNNNNNNNNNNNNNNNNNNNNNNNNNNNNNNNNNNNNNNNNNNNNNNNNNNNNNNNNNNNNNNNNNNNNNNNNNNNNNNNNNNNNNNNNNNNNNNNNNNNNNNNNNNNNNNNNNNNNNNNNNNNNNNNNNNNNNNNNNNNNNNNNNNNNNNNNNNNNNNNNNNNNNNNNNNNNNNNNNNNNNNNNNNNNNNNNNNNNNNNNNNNNNNNNNNNNNNNNNNNNNNNNNNNNNNNNNNNNNNNNNNNNNNNNNNNNNNNNNNNNNNNNNNNNNNNNNNNNNNNNNNNNNNNNNNNNNNNNNNNNNNNNNNNNNNNNNNNNNNNNNNNNNNNNNNNNNNNNNNNNNNNNNNNNNNNNNNNNNNNNNNNNNNNNNNNNNNNNNNNNNNNNNNNNNNNNNNNNNNNNNNNNNNNNNNNNNNNNNNNNNNNNNCCATTCTTGgactcacaaaactatgtgtagcTCCAGTGTCAAACAATACGTGTGTTTCCACACCACCAATACTTAAGGTCCCTACACGAGGTCCATTCAAAAGTGTCCTAATCCATTCTAGATTCCATACCATGCAATCTACAATTTAAAAGATCAAGTTTACAGAAACTATTACCAGTAATCGATTGGAATTGTCCAGTCTCATCCGTGTCCTTGCACAGTTCGTACACCCTTGGTGCGGATGACTGGTTCCGGTTCTGGTTCGGCCTGCTCGTCTCTCCACGACCTTTCTCCGGGCCGGATTGGTTCT
This window of the Brassica oleracea var. oleracea cultivar TO1000 unplaced genomic scaffold, BOL UnpScaffold01431, whole genome shotgun sequence genome carries:
- the LOC106321322 gene encoding DNA-binding protein HEXBP-like, with translation MGACTRCGKMNHSARDCPSPLSSSGSATCHGCGKVGHYRRDCPKNQSGPEKGRGETSRPNQNRNQSSAPRVYELCKDTDETGQFQSITGNSFCKLDLLNCRLHGMESRMD